GTTTGAGTCAATTGGGACATCGGCCCATGCGACAGTTCCATCTCCGAAATCGATAAGAACGGCACAGGTTTGAGGTGTCGTAGCGTCAGTTAGAACCGGCATTGCCGCCACTGTCAAGAACGAAGCGAACATTAGAAACGCGAACAATCGTTGAAATTTCATCGAAGATCCCCGATGGCCTTGGTTAGACCGAGTATTGGATGTATTATCCAATATATCAACCCTCTTCCACCGAATAATTATATTTCTGAGACCGTCTATTGCCTTGTTCGACTGGTCGATTCATAGATCATTCGACGAAGCATCTATATCCTGGACCACGAGGACAATGAGATGATGAGGCCATATGTGGTGAGGGCGGTGTGATCCGCCAAACCCATTCAATTGTTTAGAAAAATGAAAAGACCGCCAGGTATGGCCGTTCAGATCAATTCGAACGCCGCCGCCAATGCACCATCTTCCGCCTGGTCGTAGGTCTTTGCGGTGCCGATGATGATGACGTCGCCCTCGGTCACCGCCAGAAGCCTCCGGAGCGCCTCGGCGAACTCCGGCCTCTCATTGTCCAGATCGTAGTCGGGCGGGACCACGAGATGGTCGCCGGATACGATGATGGTCGTCGCCCCCTCCGCTCCAGCCTTGATCGCACTGTCCCTCTGTTCCACGCCGAGCTTGATCTTCATGCTCTGGCCTTTAACTAGCACAGCCGCGCTCCTCTCACCTAGGGTGCTGTCCGTCGGCTCGACCCTTTCCATGAAGATCGGGAGTTTGCCGAGGAACTCGTGGCCCTTGATGGCTATCTTGACCCCGGTCTGTTTGACATCGATCATCTCGCGATCGCGAAGATACTCGATGATGGTCCGCATGCTTCCTTCACCTATGTTCACCATGTCAGCAAGTTGCTTGCGCCCCTTGCGCTTTCCATCGGATAAGATGGAAAGTGTTTTGAAGACGTGATAGTCGGCGAACCGGTGCACCGGACCATATCTGGGCAAATCAACGAGCTTCATCGCTTAGAATACCGTCACTTCGCCTTTTACAACTTTCTCCGTGACCTTGTTGATGTTCTCGAACCAGTTGTCGGCCACCGCAAGCGCTTTCTTCTGGGTCTTTTCGAAGTTGACGCCGTCTCCCAGAATGAGCTGGACGCTGCAGGTCTGCGGGTCGTTGATGGGCCTGCCGATCTGGGACAGGATCCTTACCTGGGCTTCCTGGACGTCCCCGCCGGCCTCCTTCACGATGTCCCTCGCAATCCAGTTGGCAAGGATGTTGTACATCTTGCCGACATGGGTGATCGGGTTCTTTCCGGCGGAGGCCTCCATGCTCATCGAGCGGTAAGGGGTGATCAGGCCGTTGACGCGGTTACCGCGACCGACGGAGCCGTCGTCCCCGTTCTCCGCGCTGAGCCCGGTGACCGTCAGGTAGTAGTTGCCGTTCTTGTAATCATCGGCGTGGTTCACGTCGACCTTAACATCGTACTTGGTGAACTTCGAGGCATAGTCGGACACCCGCTGGGTCATCTCCTGCACGACATTGATGTAATGGTCGGCGTCCGGAACGAACTTGTCCACCATGGCGCAGGCG
The sequence above is drawn from the Methanomassiliicoccales archaeon genome and encodes:
- a CDS encoding DUF4443 domain-containing protein, which produces MKLVDLPRYGPVHRFADYHVFKTLSILSDGKRKGRKQLADMVNIGEGSMRTIIEYLRDREMIDVKQTGVKIAIKGHEFLGKLPIFMERVEPTDSTLGERSAAVLVKGQSMKIKLGVEQRDSAIKAGAEGATTIIVSGDHLVVPPDYDLDNERPEFAEALRRLLAVTEGDVIIIGTAKTYDQAEDGALAAAFELI